The following coding sequences are from one Panicum hallii strain FIL2 chromosome 5, PHallii_v3.1, whole genome shotgun sequence window:
- the LOC112895201 gene encoding EEF1A lysine methyltransferase 2 isoform X2: MAGIRLTPEEPEMPVGTPPRPQLPASVAGAGGGSGGLEMASDDERSVAADSWSVRSEYGSTLDDDQRYADAAEVLAAATASANFPSAASDYCSDKEDQDPGDVEGSMLGLQSYWDASYSEDLANFQEHGHAGEIWFGADVMDTVAVWTKSLCNIIQGGIPSGDDSIKSEVDEQLFSNYSVLDVGTGNGLLLQALAKQGFTNLTGTDYSEGAIELARNLATRDGFDSIKFLVDDILETKLDRKFKIITDKGTLDAIGLHPDGRAKRIMYWESVSNLVEPGGIVVITSCNHTKDELLQEVEDFSKRKFGKETMDEGAGPVSQIFRYIDHVRTYPTIMFGGVEGSQVCTVAFQRM, translated from the exons ATGGCTGGAATAAGGCTGACGCCCGAGGAGCCCGAGATGCCCGTTggcacgccgccccgcccccagCTCCCGGCGTCCGTCGCTGGAGCAGGCGGTGGCAGCGGGGGCCTCGAAATGGCGTCGGACGACGAGCGGTCCGTGGCGGCCGACTCGTGGTCCGTGCGGAGCGAGTACGGGAGCACGCTCGACGACGACCAGCGCTACGCCGACGCCGCAGAGGTGCTCGCCGCTGCCACGGCCTCCGCCAACTTCCCCTCCGCCGCTTCCGATTACTG TTCTGATAAGGAAGATCAAGATCCTGGTGATGTTGAAGGATCAATGCTGGGTCTCCAAAGCTACTGGGATGCTTCTTATTCAGAAGATCTTGCAAATTTTCAGGAACATGGGCATGCTGGAGAAATATG GTTTGGTGCAGATGTAATGGATACAGTTGCTGTTTGGACAAAGAGTCTGTGTAACATTATTCAAGGCGGGATTCCATCTGGTGATGACAGCATCAAAAGTGAAGTCGATGAACAATTATTCTCCAACTACTCTGTGCTTGATGTTGGAACTGGGAACGGGCTTCTCTTGCAAGCACTTGCTAAGCAGGG GTTTACAAATTTAACAGGTACTGATTACAGTGAAGGAGCCATTGAACTTGCAAGAAACCTTGCCACTCGTGATGGCTTCGATTCAATAAAATTTTTG GTTGATGATATACTAGAGACAAAGTTAGATAGGAAATTCAAAATTATTACAGACAAAGGGACTTTGGATGCCATTGGATTGCATCCAGATGGTCGTGCGAAAAG AATAATGTATTGGGAGTCTGTATCAAACTTGGTTGAGCCTGGTGGCATTGTG GTCATAACATCATGTAATCACACAAAGGATGAGCTTCTGCAAGAAGTAGAAGACTTCAGCAAGAGAAAATTTGGCAAGGAGACCATGGATGAAGGTGCAGGACCTGTGTCCCAGATCTTCCGGTACATAGATCATGTCCGAACATACCCCACCATAATGTTTGGGGGAGTTGAGGGGTCTCAAGTGTGCACCGTGGCCTTTCAACGGATGTAG
- the LOC112895201 gene encoding EEF1A lysine methyltransferase 2 isoform X1, translating into MAGIRLTPEEPEMPVGTPPRPQLPASVAGAGGGSGGLEMASDDERSVAADSWSVRSEYGSTLDDDQRYADAAEVLAAATASANFPSAASDYCSSDKEDQDPGDVEGSMLGLQSYWDASYSEDLANFQEHGHAGEIWFGADVMDTVAVWTKSLCNIIQGGIPSGDDSIKSEVDEQLFSNYSVLDVGTGNGLLLQALAKQGFTNLTGTDYSEGAIELARNLATRDGFDSIKFLVDDILETKLDRKFKIITDKGTLDAIGLHPDGRAKRIMYWESVSNLVEPGGIVVITSCNHTKDELLQEVEDFSKRKFGKETMDEGAGPVSQIFRYIDHVRTYPTIMFGGVEGSQVCTVAFQRM; encoded by the exons ATGGCTGGAATAAGGCTGACGCCCGAGGAGCCCGAGATGCCCGTTggcacgccgccccgcccccagCTCCCGGCGTCCGTCGCTGGAGCAGGCGGTGGCAGCGGGGGCCTCGAAATGGCGTCGGACGACGAGCGGTCCGTGGCGGCCGACTCGTGGTCCGTGCGGAGCGAGTACGGGAGCACGCTCGACGACGACCAGCGCTACGCCGACGCCGCAGAGGTGCTCGCCGCTGCCACGGCCTCCGCCAACTTCCCCTCCGCCGCTTCCGATTACTG CAGTTCTGATAAGGAAGATCAAGATCCTGGTGATGTTGAAGGATCAATGCTGGGTCTCCAAAGCTACTGGGATGCTTCTTATTCAGAAGATCTTGCAAATTTTCAGGAACATGGGCATGCTGGAGAAATATG GTTTGGTGCAGATGTAATGGATACAGTTGCTGTTTGGACAAAGAGTCTGTGTAACATTATTCAAGGCGGGATTCCATCTGGTGATGACAGCATCAAAAGTGAAGTCGATGAACAATTATTCTCCAACTACTCTGTGCTTGATGTTGGAACTGGGAACGGGCTTCTCTTGCAAGCACTTGCTAAGCAGGG GTTTACAAATTTAACAGGTACTGATTACAGTGAAGGAGCCATTGAACTTGCAAGAAACCTTGCCACTCGTGATGGCTTCGATTCAATAAAATTTTTG GTTGATGATATACTAGAGACAAAGTTAGATAGGAAATTCAAAATTATTACAGACAAAGGGACTTTGGATGCCATTGGATTGCATCCAGATGGTCGTGCGAAAAG AATAATGTATTGGGAGTCTGTATCAAACTTGGTTGAGCCTGGTGGCATTGTG GTCATAACATCATGTAATCACACAAAGGATGAGCTTCTGCAAGAAGTAGAAGACTTCAGCAAGAGAAAATTTGGCAAGGAGACCATGGATGAAGGTGCAGGACCTGTGTCCCAGATCTTCCGGTACATAGATCATGTCCGAACATACCCCACCATAATGTTTGGGGGAGTTGAGGGGTCTCAAGTGTGCACCGTGGCCTTTCAACGGATGTAG
- the LOC112895833 gene encoding gallate 1-beta-glucosyltransferase-like translates to MARPPPRDMSQEPAAVAVPMTMTSAPAQPRPHVLLVAAPFQSHVNPLLRLGRLLAAKGLLVTFTTALRAGIRLGPGDGDGDGDGGGAGAEAGRGRLRVELLSGGGIWAPVDPRFRVAGDMARHVEAAGPAALEELVRGQAEAGRPVTCVVANAFVPWALRVAGELGLPRGMLWIQSCALLSVYYHHVHALAAFPEAGAPGSVTLPGLPELDADDLQPLLIYASGQDLWRQMLVADLGRARETVPWVFANTFDELERSTIEGLREHLPVIPVGPLLEPDDADGESSPAADDGGCTAWLDARPPRSVVFVAFGSLVNNDSDEVAEIAAGLASTGRPFLWVVRDDTRALLSADALAAACRDRDRGKVVPWCAQERVLAHPAVGCFVTHCGWNSTAEALAAGVTVVASPRWSDQRINARFLVDVHRVGVRAPTPLTRDALRERVEEAMGGPEAAAMARRAAGWKEKARAAVRGGGSSDRGVQAFVDQIRHAGARH, encoded by the coding sequence ATggccaggccgccgccgcgggataTGAGCCAAGAACCAGCCGCCGTTGCCGTCCCCATGACCATGACGTCCGCGCCGGCCCAGCCTCGCCCGCACGTCCTGCTCGTCGCCGCCCCGTTCCAGAGCCACGTCAATCCGCTCCTCCGCCTCGGCCGGCTCCTGGCAGCCAAGGGCCTCCTCGTCACCTTCACCACCGCCCTCCGCGCCGGCATCCGCCTCGGCCCCggtgacggcgacggcgacggcgacggcgggggcgcgggagCGGAAGCCGGCCGCGGGAGGCTCCGTGTCGAGCTGCTAAGCGGGGGCGGGATATGGGCGCCCGTTGACCCCCGGTTCCGCGTGGCCGGCGACATGGCGCGCCACGTCGAGGCCGCGGGCCCGGCGGCGCTCGAGGAGCTCGTCCGCGGCCAGGCCGAGGCCGGGCGCCCCGTGACGTGCGTCGTGGCCAACGCCTTCGTGCCGTGGGCGCTCCGCGTCGCCGGCGAACTGGGCCTCCCGCGCGGCATGCTGTGGATCCAGTCCTGCGCGCTCCTGTCCGTGTACTACCACCACGTCCACGCGCTCGCGGCGTTCCCGGAGGCGGGCGCGCCAGGCTCCGTGACGCTTCCGGGGCTCCCGGAGCTGGACGCCGACGacctccagcccctcctgaTCTACGCGTCCGGGCAGGACCTGTGGCGTCAGATGCTCGTCGCGGACCTCGGCCGCGCCCGGGAGACGGTGCCGTGGGTCTTCGCGAACACCTTCGACGAGCTCGAGCGCTCGACCATCGAGGGGCTTCGCGAACACTTACCAGTCATACCCGTCGGTCCACTCCTCGAGCCAGACGACGCCGACGGTGAATCCTCCCCGGCTGCCGACGACGGCGGTTGCACGGCCTGGCTCGACGCGCGCCCGCCGCGGTCCGTCGTGTTCGTGGCGTTCGGGAGCCTCGTGAACAATGACTCCGACGAGGTGGCGGAGATAGCTGCGGGGCTAGCCAGCACCGGCCGGCCGTTCCTGTGGGTGGTGCGCGACGACACCCGCGCGCTCCTCTCCGCcgacgccctcgccgccgcctgccgcgaCCGCGACCGGGGCAAGGTGGTGCCGTGGTGCGCGCAGGAGCGCGTGCTCGCGCACCCCGCGGTGGGCTGCTTCGTGACGCACTGCGGGTGGAACTCCACCGCCGAGGCGCTCGCCGCGGGCGTCACGGTCGTCGCTTCCCCGAGGTGGTCCGACCAGCGCATCAACGCGAGGTTCCTGGTCGACGTGCACCGGGTCGGCGTCCGCGCTCCGACGCCGCTGACGAGGGACGCGCTGCGCGAGCGCGTCGAGGAGGCGATGGGCGGGCCCGAGGCCGCGGCGATGGCGCGACGGGCGGCGGGCTGGAAGGAGaaggcgcgcgcggcggtgcgcggcggcggctcgtcggACCGCGGCGTCCAGGCGTTCGTTGACCAGATAAGGCACGCGGGAGCCCGGCACTGA
- the LOC112894718 gene encoding gallate 1-beta-glucosyltransferase-like, with amino-acid sequence MTSQEAPPPTMSSSPPPPTHVLLVSAPLQGHVSPLLVLGRRLASAGLLVTFTTAPHAGLKLKHRHGEVDGGVGRGALRFEHLRGEELWAPEDRRYRVADDVARHLDDAAPAALAGLIRRQADAGRPVSCVVANAFAPWALRAAGATGVPGAMLWTQSCAVLSLYYHYFHSLAAFPSKEAGPDAPVDLIPGLPTLAAGDLPALIHAPEEFVWRQALLSDIASLRGTVSWVLVNTFDELEHAAIEALGAHLPVVFPVGPLFETENDGGGVDECTAWLDARPPRSVVFVAFGSLVKLGRDEMAEVAAGLATTGRPFLWVVRDDNRDLLPPGTAASSGGNGGGKVVPWCEQRRVLLHRAVGCFVTHCGWNSTTEALAAGVPVVTYPALSDQRTNAAFLVDVCGVGVRLPTPPTRDDLRQCVEAAMRGTLDLDGEGMRARAEGWKAKASAAVAEDGSSYRATWDFVDAVSSLSIGAGNSGN; translated from the coding sequence ATGACGAGCCAGGAAGCACCGCCGCCTACCatgtcgtcgtcgccgccgccgccgacgcacGTCCTCCTCGTCTCTGCACCTCTTCAGGGCCACGTCAGCCCGCTTCTCGTCCTCGGCCGGCGCCTCGCCTCCGCGGGCCTCCTCGTCACCTTCACCACCGCCCCTCACGCGGGCCTCAAGCTCAAGCACCGGCATGGCGAGGTCGACGGTGGCGTCGGGCGCGGCGCGCTCCGGTTCGAGCACCTGCGTGGCGAGGAGCTGTGGGCGCCCGAAGACCGGCGGTACCGCGTCGCCGACGACGTGGCGCGGCACCTCGACGACGCGGCCCCCGCGGCGCTCGCGGGGCTCATCCGCCGCCAGGCCGACGCGGGGCGCCCGGTGTCGTGCGTCGTGGCCAACGCCTTCGCCCCGTGGGCGCTCCGCGCCGCGGGGGCCACGGGTGTCCCGGGCGCCATGCTGTGGACGCAGTCCTGCGCCGTCCTGTCGCTGTACTACCACTACTTCCACTCGCTCGCGGCGTTTCCCTCGAAGGAGGCCGGGCCTGACGCGCCGGTCGATCTGATCCCCGGGCTGCCCACGctggccgccggcgacctcccggCTCTCATTCACGCGCCCGAGGAGTTCGTCTGGCGCCAGGCGCTATTGTCGGACATTGCCAGCCTCCGCGGGACGGTGTCGTGGGTGCTCGTCAACACGTTCGACGAGCTCGAGCATGCCGCCATCGAAGCGCTTGGCGCGCACCTGCCAGTAGTTTTCCCGGTCGGCCCGCTCTTCGAGACGGaaaacgacggcggcggcgtcgacgaATGTACGGCGTGGCTCGACGCGCGGCCACCTCGATCGGTGGTGTTCGTGGCGTTCGGGAGCCTCGTGAAGCTCGGCCGCGACGAAATGGCGGAGGTGGCAGCCGGGCTAGCGACCACGGGGCGGCCGTTCCTGTGGGTCGTGCGCGACGATAACCGCGACCTCCTCCCGCCGGGCACCGCCGCCTCGAGCGGCGGCAACGGCGGGGGCAAGGTGGTGCCGTGGTGCGAGCAGCGGCGCGTGCTCTTGCACCGCGCCGTTGGGTGCTTCGTGACGCACTGCGGGTGGAACTCGACCACGGAGGCGCTGGCGGCCGGCGTGCCCGTCGTCACATACCCCGCGTTGTCCGACCAGCGCACCAACGCCGCGTTCCTGGTGGACGTGTGCGGCGTCGGGGTCCGGCTCCCGACGCCTCCCACGCGCGACGACCTGCGGCAGTGCGTCGAGGCGGCCATGAGGGGTACCCTGGACCTGGACGGGGAGGGTATGCGGGCAAGGGCCGAGGGGTGGAAGGCCAAGGCgagcgcggcggtggcggaaGACGGGTCGTCGTACAGGGCCACCTGGGATTTCGTTGACGCTGTATCGTCCTTGTCCATTGGAGCTGGTAACAGTGGTAACTGA
- the LOC112894752 gene encoding uncharacterized protein LOC112894752, with translation MGNLASCTMASPAGSGRGARVVLPDGRVRQVPLPATAAELMLEAPGHFLADARALRPGRRIEALPADEALARGALYAALPMKRLGAPVAPADVARLAAAVVASGDKARAARRRMRPGSSPAATAKVAAVVAPPDVLEAAAEASLLETDAPKPRAPRLEEMAVDDAAAAAEIEELKQRLSGGGRRSRRPTLETIQEESYVAARC, from the coding sequence ATGGGCAACCTCGCGTCGTGCACGATGGCGTCGCCAGCCGGGAGCGGGCGGGGCGCCCGGGTCGTGCTCCCGGACGGGCGGGTGCGGCAGGTGCCGCtcccggcgacggcggccgAGCTCATGCTCGAGGCGCCGGGCCACTTCCTGGCGGACGCGCGCGCGCTGCGGCCCGGGCGGCGGATCGAGGCGCTCCCGGCGGACGAGGCCCTCGCGCGCGGGGCGCTGTACGCCGCGCTCCCCATGAAGCGCCTCGGCGCGCCCGTGGCGCCCGCCGACGTCGCGCGCCTGGCGGCCGCGGTGGTCGCCAGCGGGGAcaaggcgcgggcggcgaggaggaggatgaggccGGGGTCGTCTCCCGCCGCCACGGCCAAGGTGGCCGCCGTCGTCGCGCCGCCCGATGTGCTGGAGGCCGCCGCCGAAGCGTCGCTTCTGGAGACGGACGCGCCCAAGCCGAGGGCCCCGAGGCTGGAGGAGATGGCCGTCGAcgacgcggcggccgcggcggagatcgaggagctcaagcagcggctcagcggcggcggccgccggtcGAGGCGGCCGACGCTTGAGACAATTCAGGAGGAGAGCTACGTGGCAGCGAGATGCTGA